CTGGCCATGCTCAACGACGCGGTCAAGAAGGGCGGCGCCTTCGCCAGTTCCCGCGTGGGCGGCCTGAGCGGCGCCTTCATCCCCGTCAGCGAGGATCTGAACATCGCCGCAGCGGCCGCCGGCGGACAGCTCTGCCTGGAGAAGCTGGAGGCCATGACCGCGGTCTGCTCCGTGGGCCTGGACATGGTCGCCCTGCCCGGCGACACCACGGCCGAGACCATCTCCGGCATCATCGCCGACGAGATGGCCATCGGCATGATCAACAAGAAGACCACGGCCGCCCGGCTCATCCCCGTGCCTGGCAAGAAGGCCGGTGACAAGGTGCATTTCGGCGGCCTGCTGGGCGAAGCCGAAATCATGCCCGTGCGCAGCAACGCCGTCTCGGGCGGCTTCGTCAGTCGCGGCGGGGCGATCCCCGCGCCGCTGCAGGCGCTCATCAACTGAGGTTGAGGCTGACCGGGTTTTGGGATAGCGGGCGGTGCATGACATCACCGCCGGAGGGATCCATGAACACCAAGGACGTTTTCGGGAAGGACCGGATAGCGGCAGCCCTGGCCGCGGGCACTATTCTGCTCCTGTTCGTCTTCTTCTACGCCCTGCACCAGAACGTGGCAGGGCTCGGCCGCGAAATCGAGGAGCTCAAGCGCCTCAACGGCGCGGTGCTGGAACTGGATGCGCGCCATGCCGTCCTCGACGGCAAGGTCACCGAGCTTGCGACCCTGCCGCGCCGCACCTCGGCCATGGCCATGGAAAACCAGGTCAAGGCCATGGCCCACGCGGCCGAGGATCTCGACCGCCGGCTCGACGGCCGGCAGCGTGAACGGCTCGCCGCCGTCCGCGCCCTGCTGCAGGAGATCGGCGAGGACTTGCACGAGACGAAATGATCTGTCGCGACATCGCTGCCCACCGTCTCGAACGAGACCGAGCGTCATTTTCGTGGTTGCGTTCGTCGGGATGGCGGCAGTCCGTTCGATAAATGGCAAGGAGCCCCTCCTTCAAGGGGATGACGACGATTGAAAGAGGGCCCGGGAGTGCAGACTTCCGGGCCCTCTTTTCATTGTGCTGCAGCGTTTGCCCGAGGATGGCGGGGGATGGCGTTTTGGCGGTGCGGATGGCCGGTGCGCCGGTCTGGGCGCGGTTTTCGCGTATGACGTTCACGGTCGATAAAATCTGATTAAAACAGTTGAGTTACAGAATGTTTCGAGATTTATGTTTACAAAAAATCGATAATTGAATAGGGCAACACGCAGGCCTATTTTTCAATAGGTTTAAATCGTCCAGCTGTTTGTATCTTGTCTGAGATGGATGCTTGCGGGAAGCATCCTGTCTTTAGTTGCGTCAAACCGGAGCACAAGGACACTGCCTTGAAAAAACGTTACGTACCCATCACCATTGTCTGCGGTATGTTGGCAATCCTGGCCCTGGGCGGCCAGTTCACGCCAGCCCCTTCGGAAGAGCTGCCTGTTCGTCTTCGGTTGGACAATAAAGGCGGCGATGTAGTTTTCACCCACTCGCGTCACGTGAAATACGTAGAGAGTAGTGGCGGGAACTGCGCGAAATGCCATCATGAAAGCGAGACGCCGGGCCTGACGCCGCTGCCGTGCGGTTCCTGCCATGCGACCGAGTTCGACGCCAAGTTCACTTCGGACCATCAGACTCAACTGCCGGCCGACACCTGCACCCGCTGTCACCATGCCGAGATGGGCAAGCTCAAATGGAGCCATGACGATCACGTGACCCAGTACACGACCGCGTGCACCGACTGTCACCACGACACGAGCATCGAGGCCGAGCCGGGCGCGTGCAACCAGTGCCACGGCGAAAAGGCCGACGGCAACACCCCTGCCCTGCGCGATGCAGTGCACGCCAAGTGCGAAAGCTGCCACGCCGAGATGTACGAAAAGAAGCTGGAGGGATGCAGCGAGTGTCATGAACTGCTTCCCGGCAAGACCGGCCCCGCGCAGCCTTCGTGCAATTCCTGCCATTACGATACGGACGCCACTCCGTTGCCGCATCGCATGGATTCGTTCCACGATCAGTGCATGAAGTGTCACGAAGAGGCTGGCAAAGGGCCTTTTGGCGATAAATCCTGTACCCGCTGTCATACCAGGTAAGACCATCATGATGAAATTACGCCTGAACACCTCGGTTGAAATCAAGGGCAGTCTCCAGGACATCCCCGCACCCGCTGCTGTCCGGATTCCCATTCAGAAGAAGCACAAGCCCGTGGTCAAGAAGAAGCAGATCGTCGGGCGCGGCCAGGTCATCGCCGAGAATCCGTCCAAGGGTGCCTACAATCTCGGTTTCGTCCATGCGAGCATCGACGGCATGGTCGAGGACATCCTGCCCGATGCCATCATCATCGGCCCCATCCCCGCGCCCAAGGAAGGGGAGGAGGCGGCCGTCCCCGCGCGTCCCGCCCCCTGCGCCGAACTCGACACGCTGGCCGGCGAGGAACTCTGCCGCAAGCTGCTCGAACTCGGCATCGACACGAGCGGTCTGCACGCCACACGCACCCTCATCATCAACGGCCTCAACCCCGAGCCGGGGGTCATCGTCAGCGAACAGCTGGTCAAGGACGCCCAGGTCACCCTCAAGGCCGGCATCCAGCTTATCGAGAAGGCTCTCAAGCCCGGCACGATCAAGCTCGTGGTCGCCTCGGGCAAGCAGATCTCCCTGCATGGCTGCACGACGGTGGGCGCCAGCGACGCCTACCCGGCCACCATCGACCCCCTCGTGGTCTATGCGGCCACGGGTGCCGAACGGCCCGACAACGTGGACGTCATTTCCGTCGCGGAGCTCTATGCCGTGGGTCGCGTGGCCGAGGCGAAGCTGCCCCTCACGGAGACCGTGGTCAGCATCGGCGACAAGACCTTCGTCGTCCCCGTTGGCATGGCCGTACAGGATCTCCTGAGCGTGGCCGGCGCATCTGCGGGCACGGACAAGAAGGTTGCCCTCGGCGGGCCCATGCGGGGCGAGGCCATTTTCGACCTGTCCGCAGGCGTCCCGAAAAACTGCTCGGCGGTCACGCTGGTGGAGGAGGGGCTCTTTCCTCCGGTTCAGCCCAACCCGTGCATCAATTGCGGCGAGTGCGTCCTGGCCTGTCCGGCGCGCATCCAGCCGGGCATGCTGTCCCGTTTCGCCGAATTCAAGATGTTCGACAGCGCGAGAAACGAGCATGTCGGTGCCTGTCTGGAATGTGGCATGTGCACGTTCGTTTGTCCGGCCAACCGGCCTGTTCTGCAATACATTCTCTTGGCCAAGCAATTCCTGGCTGCCCAGGATGCTGATGTGGCGACCTGTCGACTCCAGGATTGATGACATTGCCGTTCTTTTTGGTGCAACAAGATAAGAACAAAGAAAGGATAAGAGCACATGGCTAGCCAGGAAGTTACAAAAAATTTATTCAGCGTGTCTTCGGCGCCGATATGGCACTGCGGAAGAACCGTCCGATCGACGATGCTGCATTCGCTGCTGGCTCTTCTGCCTGCCGCGATCATGGCAGTGTACCGTTACGGTTATGATGCGGTTGAAGTGATCGCCTGGGCGGGGCTTACGGCGGTCGTGACGGAATTCCTGATGCAGAAGTGGATGGGTCAGGAATCGACTGCGGATGATTACAGCGCCTTGTTCGACGGCGTTGTCTTCGCGTTTCTTCTGCCGGCGACGGCCCCGGTCTGGATGGTGGTCATCGGCAGCGCCGTGACGGTCATCCTCGGCAGGATGGTCTTCGGCGGGTTCGGAGGCAGCCCGGTCTGCGCCCCGGCTATCGGCTGGGCCGTCTTGA
The Desulfomicrobium escambiense DSM 10707 genome window above contains:
- a CDS encoding 4Fe-4S dicluster domain-containing protein; the encoded protein is MMKLRLNTSVEIKGSLQDIPAPAAVRIPIQKKHKPVVKKKQIVGRGQVIAENPSKGAYNLGFVHASIDGMVEDILPDAIIIGPIPAPKEGEEAAVPARPAPCAELDTLAGEELCRKLLELGIDTSGLHATRTLIINGLNPEPGVIVSEQLVKDAQVTLKAGIQLIEKALKPGTIKLVVASGKQISLHGCTTVGASDAYPATIDPLVVYAATGAERPDNVDVISVAELYAVGRVAEAKLPLTETVVSIGDKTFVVPVGMAVQDLLSVAGASAGTDKKVALGGPMRGEAIFDLSAGVPKNCSAVTLVEEGLFPPVQPNPCINCGECVLACPARIQPGMLSRFAEFKMFDSARNEHVGACLECGMCTFVCPANRPVLQYILLAKQFLAAQDADVATCRLQD
- a CDS encoding cytochrome c3 family protein, with protein sequence MKKRYVPITIVCGMLAILALGGQFTPAPSEELPVRLRLDNKGGDVVFTHSRHVKYVESSGGNCAKCHHESETPGLTPLPCGSCHATEFDAKFTSDHQTQLPADTCTRCHHAEMGKLKWSHDDHVTQYTTACTDCHHDTSIEAEPGACNQCHGEKADGNTPALRDAVHAKCESCHAEMYEKKLEGCSECHELLPGKTGPAQPSCNSCHYDTDATPLPHRMDSFHDQCMKCHEEAGKGPFGDKSCTRCHTR